The Candidatus Zymogenus saltonus genome includes a window with the following:
- a CDS encoding SDR family oxidoreductase — MRFLVTGGAGFIGSHIVEELVKRGEEVRVLDNLYSGKVENIGEFMGDITFIEGDIRDTDIVRKAVSGVDVILHQAAVPSVPRSVAEPKYTNDVNVNGTLELLIAARDEGVKRFVYASSSSVYGDTPTLPKVEDMTPNPLSPYAAQKLMGEHYARVFYYVYGLPTLGLRYFNIFGPRQDPKSEYAAVVPKFITRLAKGEPPIIHGDGEQSRDFTFVKNVVRANLLAAEAEDCSGEIVNISTGENLTVKELAKTIGKIVGVDLEPIHDPPREGDVKDSLGGIEKAKRLIGYEVEVGFKEGLSRTVDFFI, encoded by the coding sequence ATGAGATTTCTGGTTACAGGGGGAGCGGGGTTTATAGGCTCCCATATAGTCGAGGAGCTCGTTAAGAGAGGGGAAGAGGTGCGGGTTCTGGATAACCTCTACAGCGGGAAGGTCGAAAATATAGGGGAGTTTATGGGCGACATCACCTTTATAGAGGGGGATATCAGGGATACCGATATTGTGAGGAAGGCGGTTAGCGGCGTGGATGTGATCCTCCACCAGGCGGCGGTGCCCTCCGTGCCCCGGTCCGTGGCGGAGCCGAAATATACAAACGACGTCAACGTAAACGGCACCCTGGAGCTCCTTATTGCGGCCAGGGATGAAGGGGTAAAGCGGTTCGTCTATGCGTCTTCCTCTTCTGTGTACGGCGACACGCCGACCCTGCCGAAGGTCGAGGATATGACGCCGAACCCCCTTTCCCCGTATGCCGCCCAGAAGCTCATGGGGGAGCATTACGCCCGGGTCTTTTATTACGTTTACGGCCTTCCCACCCTGGGGCTTCGCTACTTCAACATATTCGGGCCGAGACAGGACCCGAAATCGGAATACGCCGCCGTGGTCCCAAAGTTTATAACGAGGCTTGCAAAGGGGGAGCCGCCGATAATTCACGGGGACGGAGAACAGTCGAGGGATTTTACCTTCGTGAAAAACGTTGTCAGGGCGAACCTCCTGGCGGCTGAGGCGGAAGACTGTTCCGGGGAGATTGTAAACATCTCAACGGGAGAGAACCTGACGGTCAAAGAGCTTGCTAAGACTATAGGAAAAATAGTGGGGGTAGACTTAGAGCCGATCCACGATCCACCGAGGGAGGGGGATGTCAAAGACTCCCTCGGCGGTATTGAAAAGGCGAAAAGACTTATCGGCTATGAAGTAGAGGTCGGCTTCAAGGAGGGACTTTCGCGGACGGTGGATTTTTTTATTTAG